A DNA window from Elephas maximus indicus isolate mEleMax1 chromosome 17, mEleMax1 primary haplotype, whole genome shotgun sequence contains the following coding sequences:
- the LOC126060742 gene encoding olfactory receptor 8B12: MATKNSSVTEFILAGLTDQPGLQIPLFFSFLCFYVITVVGNLGLITLIGLNSHLQKPMYFFLFNLSLIDFCYSTTITPKMLMSFVSKRNIILHVGCMTQFFFLCFFVISECFILSAMAYDRYVAICKPLVYTVTMSPQVCFLLLLGVYVMGFLGAMAHTGSIMSLTFCADNLVNHFMCDILPLLELSCNSSYVNELVVFIVVAIGIGMPIVTILISYALILSSILHISSTEGRSKVFCTCSSHIIVVSLFFGSGAFMYLKPPSLLPLDQGKVSSLFYTIVVPMLNPLIYSLRNKDVKVALRNTLRRKTFS, from the coding sequence ATGGCAACCAAGAATTCTTCTGTGACAGAGTTTATCCTTGCAGGCTTAACAGACCAGCCAGGACTCCAGATCCCTCTCTTCTTCTCATTTCTCTGCTTCTATGTGATCACTGTCGTGGGGAATCTGGGCTTGATTACTCTGATTGGGCTGAACTCTCATCTGCAAaaacccatgtacttttttctctttaaccTCTCTTTAATTGATTTCTGTTACTCCACTACCATCACCCCCAAAATGCTGATGAGTTTTGTCTCAAAGAGGAACATCATCTTGCACGTAGGATGTATGACTCAATTCTTTTTTCTGTGCTTCTTTGTTATCTCTGAGTGCTTCATTCTCTCAGCAATGGCATATGACCGCTATGTTGCCATCTGTAAACCATTGGTGTACACGGTCACCATGTCTCCGCAGGtctgttttctccttttgttaGGTGTCTATGTGATGGGTTTTTTGGGTGCTATGGCCCATACGGGAAGCATAATGAGTTTGACTTTCTGTGCTGACAACCTTGTCAATCATTTCATGTGTGACATCCTTCCTCTCCTTGAGCTCTCCTGCAACAGCAGCTATGTGAATGAGCTGGTGGTAtttattgttgtagccattggCATCGGAATGCCCATTGTCACCATCCTTATCTCTTATGCTCTAATACTCTCCAGCATTCTCCATATTAGCTCCACTGAGGGCAGGTCCAAAGTCTTTTGTACCTGTAGCTCCCACATAATTgtggtttctcttttctttggttCTGGGGCTTTCATGTATCTCAAACCACCTTCCCTTTTGCCTCTTGACCAAGGGAAAGTGTCCTCCCTGTTCTATACCATTGTGGTGCCTATGTTAAACCCATTAATCTATAGCttgaggaataaggatgtcaaagTTGCCCTGAGGAATACCTtgagaagaaaaacattttcttga